From a single Triplophysa rosa linkage group LG1, Trosa_1v2, whole genome shotgun sequence genomic region:
- the mical2a gene encoding F-actin-monooxygenase mical2b isoform X12, translating into MGDTEDEKNQAGRLFENFVQASDCKSTLQAFNILCGYLELDPQEHSTFYSSLKTAVTCWKAKALWSKLDKKASHKEYKKGKACEGTKCLIIGGGPCGLRTAIELALLGAKVVVIEKRDTFSRNNVLHLWPFTIHDLRGLGAKKFYGKFCAGAIDHISIRQLQQMLLKIALVLGVAFHINVEFVKLVEPTEDQENEGPGWRAEIRPADHPVADFDFDVVVGADGRRNSLEGFRRKEFRGKLAIAITANFINSNTTAEAKVEEISGVAFIFNQKFFLDLRQETGVDLENIVYYKDKTHYFVMTAKKQSLLDKGVIVHDYVDTEALLNSENVNQEALLAYAREAADYATHYQLPTLDYAMNHCGQPDVAMFDFTCMCASENAALVRERFGRSVLVALVGDSLLEPFWPMGTGCARGFLAAFDTAWMVKSWAQGRSPLDVLAERESLYRLLPQTTPENIAKNFDLYTIDPGTRYPNLNSTCVRPHQVRSNYICGEMKVCSLERAATIRRPVNLARRESEIRPSRLLTWCQKQTDGYRGVNVTDLTSCWTSGLALCALIHRFRPQLIDYDTLNHQDCAKNLQLVFDLSEREFGIKPFITGKELVSGQEPDKTSMSAYLSKFYELFRGTPLPPTDSKPEEDANNEKCTSSSPRPVYKSLQPRKRIPKNDEKVEVNSDAVFKRRRKFDCFEEVSATTKSSNQRSFLAGERLELKENRVKFMATQLLAKFDNNAGSCSFRRQTECNVESPPRSPSSNRTDSPLFNIIKNKVPPPPKKQFPSVSRVNEEQSAPLFPPLHSSPLNPRRKPTHTHSHTQSEAETTASSGSGYADTRRSTVLAMKGMLQRLQKVEDKISQASVRREFPQSLGEVCHACRKRVFAVERLSAEGFHFHRECFRCDTCRAPLCQGGHSFDTQEGKLYCKLHFAQRKSLVKNGGTQNLHTTIDDRVNDNSSWSPGGDENHLMSEPPGILSSLLKKGVRWPLHVSQTVCSAPRRVFNWLHGKMCAAGEHLRDNAEDYVFLYELLSVSLPLLGVLHELVLQTYGEAEPLNLQPIQHWLEQHLGQWVLM; encoded by the exons ATGGGTGACACAGAAGATGAGAAGAACCAGGCAGGACGGCTCTTTGAGAACTTTGTCCAGGCCTCTGACTGTAAAAGCACCCTTCAGGCCTTTAATATTTTATGCGGTTACCTGGAGCTCGACCCTCAGGAGCACAGCACCTTCTACAGCAGTCTGAAGACCGCAGTGACATGCTGGAAGGCCAAAGCGCTTTGGAGCAAACTAGATAAGAAAGCCAGCCACAAAGAATACAAAAAAGGCAAAGCCTGTGAGGGCACCAAG TGCTTGATAATTGGAGGGGGTCCATGTGGCTTGCGGACTGCGATCGAGTTGGCTCTCCTCGGGGCCAAAGTGGTGGTGATAGAGAAGAGAGACACATTTTCCAGGAACAATGTCCTGCACCTCTGGCCCTTCACAATACATGACCTCAGAGGTTTGGGTGCCAAGAAGTTCTATGGCAAGTTCTGCGCTGGAGCGATAGATCACATCA GCATTCGGCAGCTCCAGCAAATGCTTCTGAAGATCGCTCTGGTTCTCGGTGTGGCGTTTCATATTAACGTGGAGTTTGTCAAGCTGGTGGAACCAACAGAGGACCAGGAGAATGAGG GGCCGGGCTGGAGGGCAGAGATCCGGCCCGCCGATCACCCTGTGGCTGATTTTGACTTTGATGTGGTTGTGGGGGCTGATGGGAGACGCAATTCTCTAGAAG gGTTCAGGAGAAAGGAATTCCGTGGCAAACTGGCCATTGCCATAACAGCAAACTTCATCAACAGCAACACCACAGCTGAGGCAAAGGTGGAAGAGATAAGTGGAGTCGCCTTCATCTTCAACCAGAAATTCTTTCTGGATCTCAGACAGGAAACTG GCGTTGATCTGGAGAACATTGTTTACTACAAAGACAAAACGCACTACTTCGTCATGACAGCGAAGAAGCAGAGCCTGCTGGACAAGGGTGTCATCGTTCAT GATTACGTCGATACTGAGGCACTACTGAACAGCGAGAATGTCAACCAGGAGGCTTTGCTTGCTTACGCCCGAGAAGCTGCAGATTACGCCACCCACTACCAGCTGCCCACTCTGGACTACGCCATGAACCACTGCGGTCAGCCTGACGTGGCCATGTTTGACTTCACCTGCATGTGCGCTTCAGAGAACGCCGCTCTGGTCAGGGAGCGGTTCGGGCGAAGTGTACTGGTGGCACTTGTAGGAGACAGCCTTCTAGAG cCTTTCTGGCCTATGGGGACCGGCTGTGCCCGTGGCTTCCTGGCGGCCTTCGACACAGCTTGGATGGTAAAAAGTTGGGCACAGGGCAGAAGTCCCCTTGATGTGCTGGCAGAGAG gGAGAGTTTGTACCGTTTGCTACCTCAGACAACACCTGAGAACATTGCCAAAAACTTTGATTTGTACACCATAGATCCAGGAACACGCTATCCAAACCTCAACTCAACCTGTGTGAGGCCACACCAG GTCCGCAGCAACTATATCTGTGGAGAGATGAAGGTGTGCTCTCTAGAAAGGGCCGCCACAATACGACGCCCTGTTAACCTGGCCAGACGAG AGTCTGAGATCCGGCCCAGTCGATTATTGACGTGGTGTCAGAAGCAGACTGACGGCTACAGGGGTGTGAATGTGACTGACCTCACTTCCTGTTGGACGAGTGGCCTGGCTCTCTGTGCACTGATTCATCGCTTCAGACCACAGCTTAT CGATTACGACACTCTGAATCATCAAGACTGCGCCAAAAACCTTCAGCTGGTGTTTGACTTGTCCGAGAGGGAATTTGGCATCAAGCCGTTTATCACTGGGAAAGAGCTGGTCTCAGGTCAGGAGCCGGACAAGACCAGCATGAGCGCCTACCTCTCAAAGTTTTACGAGTTGTTTCGTGGTACACCTTTACCTCCTACAG ATTCAAAGCCTGAGGAAGATGCAAATAATGAGAAATGTACCTCAAGTTCTCCCAGACCCGTTTACAAGTCACTGCAGCCTCGAAAACGCATACCAAAG AATGATGAAAAGGTGGAAGTGAACAGTGatgctgtatttaaaagaagacGGAAGTTTGATTGCTTCGAAGAG GTCTCTGCCACAACCAAGTCCTCCAATCAGAGGTCTTTTCTAGCCGGTGAGCGGCTGGAGCTGAAGGAAAATAGGGTCAAGTTTATGGCCACTCAACTACTGGCGAAGTTTGACAACAACGCAGGGAGTTGCTCTTTTCGCAGGCAG ACTGAGTGTAATGTTGAAAGCCCCCCAAGATCTCCATCCTCGAATAGGACTGACAGCCCTCTCTTTAACATTATCAAGAACAAAGTTCCCCCACCCCCTAAAAAACAG TTTCCATCCGTTTCCCGTGTTAATGAGGAGCAATCTGCTCCTCTCTTCCCCCCACTTCATTCCAGTCCTCTGAATCCACGGAGGAAACCGAcccacacgcactcacacactcaGTCAGAGGCAGAAACCACAGCCAGCTCAGGGTCTGGATATGCCGACACTCGCCGTTCAACAGTGCTGGCCATGAAAGGAATGCTCCAGCGCCTCCAGAAGGTGGAAGATAAGATCAGTCAG GCATCCGTCAGAAGGGAGTTTCCTCAGAGTCTGGGCGAAGTGTGTCACGCGTGCAGAAAACGGGTGTTTGCAGTAGAGAGACTGAGTGCGGAGGGATTCCACTTTCACAGAGAATGCTTCCGCTGTGATACCTGCAGAGCTCCGCTGTGCCAGGGAGGACACTCCTTCGACACACAAGAAG GAAAGTTGTATTGCAAACTCCACTTTGCTCAACGGAAATCCTTGGTGAAGAACGGAGGGACGCAAAACCTTCATACA ACGATTGATGACAGAGTTAACGACAACTCTAGCTGGAGTCCAGGAGGGGATGAGAATCATCTCATGAGCGAGCCTCCAGGTATCCTGTCCTCGTTGCTGAAGAAAGGTGTGCGCTGGCCGCTGCACGTGAGCCAGACCGTGTGTTCTGCACCCCGCCGTGTGTTTAACTGGCTGCATGGGAAAATGTGTGCGGCAGGGGAGCACTTGAGGGACAATGCGGAGGATTACGTCTTCCTCTACGAGCTGCTCAGTGTGAGCCTGCCTCTGCTCGGGGTTCTGCATGAACTGGTGCTCCAAACGTACGGAGAGGCCGAACCTCTCAATCTTCAGCCTATACAGCACTGGCTGGAGCAGCACTTGGGTCAGTGGGTCTTAATGTAA